The genomic stretch TGCCGGGGGGGATGGGTTCCCCGCCAAGGAGCAGCGCCCGCAGGTGAGGAAAGTCTCGGTCAGGCCGGAATCCCAACAACTCCGCCGTCTCCGCCAACAGCAGCGCTTGCAACGGCAGACCAGCCAAAACGGTCACCTGCAGTTTGCCCATCAGTTCGATAACCCGGGGAAAGGGGCTGACGGCGGAACGGGAGCTGGCGGCGATCACGGCAGCCCCCCGCTCTTGGGCTGCTCGGTGGACGGCATGGGCGATCATGGAGATGGCGTAAGGAAAGCGAATGAGGACGGTGTCGTCCGGTCGAAAGCCGATACCGCAAGCGTTGACCTGGTCGGCGTTGTCTCGCAGGTCGCCCCGGTGAAACCAGGTGGAGGCCGGCGTTCCCGTCGTGCCGAAGGATTCATGGTATTGCAGGACCTCGGCTTGGGGCACGCAGAGCATGCCGAAGGGCGAATGGCGGATCAAATCCGCTTTGGTCATGAAGGGGATGCTCTTTAATTCCTCCAGTGAAGCAAGCGGTTTTTCCGGCAAACGGTCCTTGAAGAAAGGGGCCTGGCGGTAGCGGTTGAAGGCGGCGTTCAAGGCCTTCAGCCGTTCTTCCGAGGTCATGGGGCGTCGCCCCCGGTAAGCACCATGCCGGTGAGTTGGGCGATGTTTTTGCTGAGCACCCTGTCCAGGTCGCCGGCTTTCAATCCGAGGAGGAGGATTTTGGCCAGTTCTGCCTTCGGGTGAGAGAGGGGGAATTCAGAGCCGAAGATGACCTTGGAGGGGCCGGCCCGGCGGACTGACTCTTTGATGTGCAGGAAGCTGCCTGTCGATGTTTCTAAGAAGAAGTTGTCGTATGTGACGGCAGCTTCCAAACCTTCCTGATCGGCTGGCCCGAATCCCATATGGCCGAGGATGAAGTTCACCTTGGGAAAGCGGCGAGAAAGGGAGACAAACTTAGCCGTCGATGCGCCGGGACTGAAGACCGTATGGGTGTAGACAGGGACGCCGAAGTCTCCGCAGATTTCTGTCAGTTCAGCGATGCCTTTGCTGGCGAAGGAGAACTGGTGGCTCATCGGCGACAGCTTCAACCCTCGGAAGCCGGCCTTCAGAAGGTTTTCTAACGTTTCAGGGCCCTTGGGGTCGTGGGGATCGATGCAGGCAAAGCCGGTCATCTTCCCGCTGGAAAGGGAGCAGGCGGTGGAAACATAGGTGTTGTCAGGGACAGGCTTTTCCGGCTTCGCCCGACCGGTGATGTAGTCGGTCATCCGGCGCACATCCATCATCCCGCCGGGCACCACGACGGCCCGTTCAATCCCAGCTTCCCGCAACTGTGCCTGATAGAGGTCGTTGTTGCCGTACTCGGTGTCAGACAGGTGGGCATGGGCGTCGATGATCATGGCGCAGCCTCCTCCCGGACAACGCGGACCGTCTTGCCGCGGGGGCGGGGAATGGCGTCGACGATCTCCACGGCACAGGGCACGCCGACAGCGTATTCCATTTTGCTGGATAGCTTGTCGGCCAGTTCCGCTGTGGCGGTCACCTTCGGTGCTAACTCAGTACGGATCTTCAAGCGGTCATTGTCTCCCTTTTTGACGATAAACTGGTACCAGTTGCCCACCTCGGGCTGGCGCATCAAAAACTCCTCCAGGTAGAAGGGGGAGAAGTCGACGCCGTTGATCCGGATCTGATCGCCCTGTCGGCCTCGCAGGTGCAGAAGGGGCAATGGTACGCCGCAAGGACAGGGATCAGGGTCGAAATAGCCCAGATCCTGCGTGCGGTAGCGGATCAGAGGCGCGTCGCGGCGGGTGAGGCAGGTGACGACGATCTCGCCGACCTCTAAGGGTTCCAAGGGTGTACCTGTCTTCGGGTCCACCACCTCCAGGATGACGTGGCTTTCCGTGACATGATAGCCCCGGTGTTCGTCGCATTCGATGCCGACGACACCTCCCTCAAGGGTGCCGTAGTACATATTGGCCCGCGTTCCCCAGAGTTTTTCCACCCGTTCCCGGAAGGCCGGGGAGGAGCCTTCGCCGGTCAACCACATTTTTTTCCAAGGCAGGTCTTTCAGGTCGAACCCTTCCTTTAAAGCCGTTTCGTGCAGTGTCACAGCGTAGGAAGGGGTGGTAATGGCGCAGTTGGGCTGCAGGTCGCGGATCATCTGCACCGTCTTTTCCGGCGTCGAATAGGCGCCGCCTTTGCCGGCGGTGAGGACGGTGGCGCCGCAGCTGTTGATGAAGGATTTGTGGAAGGCCAGACCGGCGGAACTCATCTCGTAGGGCAGGGCATTGAGCACCATGTCACCGCGTCCGACGGGCACAAGAACGGGGAACCCCGGCGCCAGGTCGTGCATGTAATAGTCGGCCCAGGTGTGCAGCACGTAGATCGGCTTACCGCCTGTCGTTCCCGTAGAGACGTGGATGATGCTGACATCGGCTTTGTCACAGGCGAGGAAGCGCCAGGGATCCTGCCGGAGGTCGTCTTTTGTCGTAAAGGGTAGTTTGGCAAGGTCAGCGCGTTCCTGGATATCGTCCGGTCGGACGCCGGCTTGGCGGAACTGCTCCTGATAAAAGGGCGATTTGGCATGGGCGATGGCGACGATCTCCTTGAGCGCTTCTGTCTGATAGGCCGCCAGCCGTTCCGGGGGCATGGCGTCGGAGGCTTCCCGGAAGTAGCGACGGAACAGGTCGGGTGTTCGGGCCGCCCGGATGCGGTCTTCAAAAGCCAGCGTCATGGCGTCACCTCTTCTCGAACCGAAGCAGGAATGCTGTCGCAGTAGGGGGAGTCGGGGCAATCGGCAGCTAAACGCGCCCAGATCTTTTTCGCTTCGAAGTCGTTGGTGGAACGGCGGTAGCACTCGCCGAGATGGTGCAGTAGGCGCGCGTATTCCTCTTTCGTCAGCAGCGCCGGATCTTTTTCATAGGCCTCCAGGACGAAACGGAAATCCTGGATGGCTGTCTGGGCCGTATGGAAAAAAGCCTCCGGAAGGGAGTAGGCCAGATAGGCTCGCAGCAGACGGATGCGCGGGTTTTCAGGATCCTTTTCCTTCGCCTCCCGCAGGGCTTTCATCGCCCGGATGGCGCAGCCAAAGAGGGCATTCGGTTCGACAGCATCTTTTTCGATCAGCGCTGTCGCGGAGGCATAGTAGGCCAGGGCGAGGGCATCGTCCGGGTCCGTTTCATGGGCTTTTTTCAGCAGTTCCTTGGCAACGCGGGCGGCGCCCCGATCGCCGGCGGCGCCGGCTTCGAAGAGCCGGACCCCCTCGCGGAGCAGATCCGCCTTTTCTGTCAGGGCGAGCAGTGCAGTCTCCTGATCGGCTGGGAAATAGCCCCGCGCCCGTTCGACAGCGCCTGTATAGTCCCCGCCGACGTCAAGGGCAAGGAGGCGGTTCCAGACCTCATCGGCCTGTTCTGCCATGCCAAGGCGCTGGTAGGCGCAGCCGAGGTCGAAGAGGATCTGATTGCGCTTTTTTGGAGGCAGGGCCAAGCGGCCCTCGTCATAAGCGGCCAGGATCGCCTCGAAGTCTCCGATGGCCGTCGAGGTGCGCCGGAAGAAGCCCTCGTGGAGGCGGAAGCTCTGGTAGGCCCGTAACAGGCGGATCTCCAGATCATCGGGTCGGTTTTCCACGGCCTGGTCGAGGAGTTTGATTGCCGGGATGGCGTTTTTGAACATGCTGTAGGAGTCGTCGACGACGCTTCCCAAGAGGGATTGGCAATCGGCAAAATAGGCGGCGACGCGGTCATCGGCGGGATGGCGGTTGCGCAGCTGTTCAAAATAGGTCAAGGCCTGCTGGATGGCCTCCCGGTTTCCGCTCATTGCTAGGCTGTGCAGACGGATGCCTTCAGCGATGTCTTCGTCAGAGGCAGGCCGGTGGGGCGCAGGCACAAGGGTGATTTGTCGCGCCTGCGAACGCCGGGGTTCTTCCCGCAGTCCTGACCAGGCGTTGGCGCGGGTGGAAGTAAACCGTGATGATGAAGCCATGGGATATACGACCTCCCGGTTTAACCGAATTGGGGAACAAAACCCTCTTGTTCGACGAGGGCGCGATATTGGGGGTCTCTGGCGAGGGTGAGCAGTTTGGTCCAGGCCGCTTTTGCTTCATGCATCAGATGGATGTTCTTATAGGCCACACCGAGCTGATAGAGGATGCGCCAGT from Heliomicrobium modesticaldum Ice1 encodes the following:
- a CDS encoding amidohydrolase family protein, whose amino-acid sequence is MIIDAHAHLSDTEYGNNDLYQAQLREAGIERAVVVPGGMMDVRRMTDYITGRAKPEKPVPDNTYVSTACSLSSGKMTGFACIDPHDPKGPETLENLLKAGFRGLKLSPMSHQFSFASKGIAELTEICGDFGVPVYTHTVFSPGASTAKFVSLSRRFPKVNFILGHMGFGPADQEGLEAAVTYDNFFLETSTGSFLHIKESVRRAGPSKVIFGSEFPLSHPKAELAKILLLGLKAGDLDRVLSKNIAQLTGMVLTGGDAP
- a CDS encoding phenylacetate--CoA ligase family protein, which gives rise to MTLAFEDRIRAARTPDLFRRYFREASDAMPPERLAAYQTEALKEIVAIAHAKSPFYQEQFRQAGVRPDDIQERADLAKLPFTTKDDLRQDPWRFLACDKADVSIIHVSTGTTGGKPIYVLHTWADYYMHDLAPGFPVLVPVGRGDMVLNALPYEMSSAGLAFHKSFINSCGATVLTAGKGGAYSTPEKTVQMIRDLQPNCAITTPSYAVTLHETALKEGFDLKDLPWKKMWLTGEGSSPAFRERVEKLWGTRANMYYGTLEGGVVGIECDEHRGYHVTESHVILEVVDPKTGTPLEPLEVGEIVVTCLTRRDAPLIRYRTQDLGYFDPDPCPCGVPLPLLHLRGRQGDQIRINGVDFSPFYLEEFLMRQPEVGNWYQFIVKKGDNDRLKIRTELAPKVTATAELADKLSSKMEYAVGVPCAVEIVDAIPRPRGKTVRVVREEAAP
- a CDS encoding tetratricopeptide repeat protein, whose protein sequence is MASSSRFTSTRANAWSGLREEPRRSQARQITLVPAPHRPASDEDIAEGIRLHSLAMSGNREAIQQALTYFEQLRNRHPADDRVAAYFADCQSLLGSVVDDSYSMFKNAIPAIKLLDQAVENRPDDLEIRLLRAYQSFRLHEGFFRRTSTAIGDFEAILAAYDEGRLALPPKKRNQILFDLGCAYQRLGMAEQADEVWNRLLALDVGGDYTGAVERARGYFPADQETALLALTEKADLLREGVRLFEAGAAGDRGAARVAKELLKKAHETDPDDALALAYYASATALIEKDAVEPNALFGCAIRAMKALREAKEKDPENPRIRLLRAYLAYSLPEAFFHTAQTAIQDFRFVLEAYEKDPALLTKEEYARLLHHLGECYRRSTNDFEAKKIWARLAADCPDSPYCDSIPASVREEVTP